One genomic region from Sorangium aterium encodes:
- a CDS encoding SOS response-associated peptidase — protein sequence MCARFTLAVPDFATLIALLESSSGGGRAGGGPARPIAADPEIAARFRPRFNIAPATVHPVLRARDGRRALEAATWGFLGRFARGGAGPSLLANARAESARAKPTFREAFAARRCVVPADGFYEWTGPKGARRPTWFHPAEGGLLRLAGLYQPAKDADTGEPDLRFTLLTTEANADVAPIHDRMPVLLGPGDVDLWLGLGDGADADRAEALLRPAPRGALAARAVSPRVNSVAHDDPALLQELAAETAAPKAASPKAGGTLPLFDLDGGARPAVPSGRTSRR from the coding sequence ATGTGCGCGCGTTTCACCCTCGCCGTTCCGGACTTTGCGACCCTCATCGCGCTGCTCGAGTCGTCCTCTGGCGGGGGCCGAGCAGGCGGCGGTCCGGCTCGGCCGATTGCCGCTGATCCGGAGATAGCGGCAAGGTTTCGGCCTCGTTTCAACATCGCACCTGCGACCGTCCACCCGGTGCTGCGCGCTCGGGACGGCCGGCGCGCGCTGGAGGCGGCGACCTGGGGTTTCCTGGGTCGATTCGCGAGGGGCGGCGCCGGGCCTTCGCTCCTGGCCAACGCGCGGGCGGAGAGCGCGCGGGCGAAGCCGACGTTCCGCGAAGCGTTCGCGGCGCGCCGCTGTGTGGTGCCGGCGGACGGCTTCTACGAGTGGACCGGGCCCAAGGGCGCGCGGCGGCCCACCTGGTTCCACCCCGCGGAGGGCGGGCTGCTCCGCCTGGCGGGGCTGTACCAGCCGGCGAAGGACGCCGACACGGGGGAGCCCGACCTCCGCTTCACGCTCCTGACCACCGAGGCGAACGCCGACGTCGCGCCGATCCACGACCGGATGCCGGTCCTGCTGGGCCCCGGGGACGTGGACCTCTGGCTCGGCCTCGGTGACGGCGCGGACGCGGATCGGGCCGAGGCGCTGCTCCGGCCGGCGCCTCGCGGCGCCCTCGCGGCGCGCGCCGTCTCGCCGCGGGTCAACTCGGTCGCCCACGACGACCCCGCCCTGCTGCAGGAGCTCGCGGCGGAGACCGCCGCCCCGAAGGCCGCTTCTCCGAAGGCCGGCGGCACGCTTCCGCTGTTCGATCTCGATGGCGGCGCGAGGCCCGCCGTCCCCTCCGGCCGGACCTCGCGCCGCTGA
- the acnA gene encoding aconitate hydratase AcnA, translated as MVDSFGTKSTLTVQAETYTYYKLTSLAQGGASIDKLPFSLRILLENLLRHEDGRVVRKDHVEAVLNWDPKTRPSQEIAFHPARVLLQDFTGVPAVVDLAAMREALAKLGGDSLKINPLQPVDLVIDHSVQVDKFASSTAVKVNAALEFERNEERYAFLRWGAQAFTNFRVVPPDQGICHQINLEYLAGAVMRQGTLVYPDTLVGTDSHTTMINGLGVVGWGVGGIEAEAAMLGQPLSMLIPEVVGFKLHGSLPEGATATDLVLTVTQLLRQKKVVGKFVEFYGPGLSALSLPDRATIANMAPEYGATIGFFPVDDETIAYLRFTGRPAQLVALVEAYYKEQGLFRTDSTPDPVFSDTLSLDLGDVVPSIAGPKRPQDRVPLRDAKRTFRASLQGMLEKEFAAADAPAVKAFLEEGAGNAAARVPALEKVMRPAEITEGDTRYTLRHGSVVIAAITSCTNTSNPAVMLGAGLLAKKAVERGLTVKPWVKTSLAPGSKVVTDYLRQAGLLPYLEALGFHMVGYGCTTCIGNSGPLPDVIGDTIRNNDLVVASVLSGNRNFEGRINQHVRMNFLASPPLVVAYALRGDVDADLFKEPVGTDRNGEPVYLKDIWPSSAEVNEAIRTAVRPEQFQVQYENVFAGDEEWQKLAVPGGQTFVWDEGSTYVRRPPFFEGLSKDPAPLTDIRGARVLALLGDSVTTDHISPAGNIAKNSPAAKYLVEHGVAPADFNSYGARRGNHEVMMRGTFANIRLKNALRPGEEGGITVHLPDGGKTTIYDAAMQYKDEGVPLLVIAGAEYGTGSSRDWAAKGTKLLGVRAVIAKSFERIHRSNLVGMGVLPLEFAPGEDASTLGLTGREVFEIDGISNNLTPGKKLNVVATGEGGAKKTFTVTARIDTPNEVDYYQHGGILQFVLRSLGASA; from the coding sequence ATGGTCGACAGCTTTGGCACCAAGAGCACGCTGACGGTTCAAGCCGAAACATACACCTATTACAAGCTCACCTCGCTGGCGCAAGGCGGCGCGTCGATCGACAAGCTCCCCTTCTCGCTCCGCATCCTCCTGGAGAACCTCCTCCGCCACGAGGACGGGCGCGTCGTGCGCAAGGACCACGTGGAGGCCGTCCTCAACTGGGACCCGAAAACCCGCCCCTCGCAGGAGATCGCCTTCCACCCCGCGCGCGTGCTGCTCCAGGACTTCACCGGCGTGCCCGCCGTCGTCGATCTCGCCGCCATGCGCGAGGCGCTCGCGAAGCTCGGCGGCGACTCGCTCAAGATCAACCCGCTCCAGCCCGTCGACCTCGTGATCGACCACTCGGTCCAGGTCGACAAGTTTGCGTCCTCGACGGCCGTGAAGGTGAACGCGGCGCTCGAGTTCGAGCGCAACGAGGAGCGCTACGCGTTCCTCCGCTGGGGGGCGCAGGCGTTCACGAACTTCCGCGTGGTGCCGCCCGACCAGGGCATCTGCCACCAGATCAACCTGGAGTACCTCGCCGGCGCCGTCATGCGGCAGGGCACGCTGGTCTACCCGGATACGCTCGTCGGCACCGACTCGCACACCACGATGATCAACGGGCTCGGCGTCGTCGGCTGGGGCGTCGGCGGCATCGAGGCCGAGGCGGCGATGCTCGGCCAGCCGCTCTCGATGCTCATCCCCGAGGTCGTGGGCTTCAAGCTCCACGGCAGCCTGCCCGAGGGCGCGACCGCGACCGATCTCGTCCTCACGGTGACGCAGCTGCTGCGGCAGAAGAAGGTGGTCGGGAAATTCGTGGAGTTCTACGGCCCCGGCCTGAGCGCGCTCTCGCTCCCGGACCGCGCCACGATCGCCAACATGGCGCCCGAGTACGGCGCCACGATCGGCTTCTTCCCCGTCGACGACGAGACGATCGCGTACCTGCGCTTCACCGGCCGGCCCGCGCAGCTCGTCGCGCTCGTCGAGGCCTACTACAAGGAGCAGGGGCTGTTCCGCACGGACAGCACCCCGGACCCCGTCTTCAGCGACACCCTCTCGCTCGACCTCGGCGACGTGGTGCCGTCGATCGCCGGCCCGAAGCGGCCGCAGGACCGCGTCCCGCTGCGCGACGCGAAGCGCACCTTCCGCGCCTCGCTCCAGGGCATGCTCGAGAAGGAGTTCGCCGCGGCCGACGCGCCCGCGGTCAAGGCGTTCCTCGAGGAGGGAGCCGGCAACGCCGCCGCGCGCGTCCCGGCGCTCGAGAAGGTCATGCGCCCCGCGGAGATCACCGAGGGCGACACGCGCTACACGCTGCGCCACGGCTCGGTCGTGATCGCCGCGATCACGTCCTGCACCAACACGTCGAACCCGGCGGTCATGCTGGGCGCGGGCCTGCTCGCGAAGAAGGCCGTCGAGCGCGGGCTCACGGTGAAGCCGTGGGTGAAGACGTCGCTCGCCCCCGGGTCGAAGGTCGTCACCGACTACCTGCGCCAGGCGGGGCTCCTGCCGTACCTCGAGGCGCTCGGCTTCCACATGGTCGGCTACGGCTGCACGACCTGCATCGGCAACTCCGGGCCGCTGCCGGACGTGATCGGCGACACGATCCGCAACAACGATCTCGTCGTGGCGAGCGTCCTGTCGGGCAACCGCAACTTCGAGGGCCGCATCAACCAGCACGTGCGGATGAACTTCCTCGCCTCTCCGCCGCTCGTCGTCGCGTACGCGCTGCGCGGCGACGTCGACGCCGACCTCTTCAAGGAGCCGGTCGGCACGGATCGCAACGGCGAGCCGGTGTACCTCAAGGACATCTGGCCGAGCTCGGCCGAGGTCAACGAGGCGATCCGGACGGCCGTGCGGCCCGAGCAGTTCCAGGTGCAGTACGAGAACGTCTTCGCCGGCGACGAGGAGTGGCAGAAGCTCGCGGTCCCGGGCGGCCAGACGTTCGTGTGGGACGAGGGCTCGACCTACGTGCGCAGGCCGCCGTTCTTCGAGGGCCTGTCGAAGGATCCGGCGCCGCTCACCGACATCCGGGGCGCGCGCGTGCTCGCGCTGCTCGGCGACTCGGTGACGACCGACCACATCTCCCCGGCCGGCAACATCGCCAAGAACAGCCCCGCCGCGAAGTACCTGGTCGAGCACGGCGTCGCGCCCGCCGACTTCAACTCGTACGGCGCCCGCCGCGGCAACCACGAGGTGATGATGCGCGGCACGTTCGCGAACATCCGCCTCAAGAACGCCCTTCGCCCCGGCGAGGAAGGCGGGATCACGGTGCACCTGCCCGACGGCGGGAAGACCACGATCTACGACGCGGCCATGCAGTACAAGGACGAGGGCGTGCCGCTGCTCGTGATCGCCGGCGCCGAGTACGGCACCGGGTCGTCGCGCGACTGGGCGGCCAAGGGGACCAAGCTGCTCGGCGTGCGCGCGGTCATCGCGAAGAGCTTCGAGCGCATCCACCGGTCGAACCTGGTCGGCATGGGCGTGCTCCCGCTCGAGTTCGCGCCGGGCGAGGACGCGTCCACCCTCGGGCTCACCGGGCGCGAGGTGTTCGAGATCGACGGCATCTCGAACAACCTCACGCCGGGCAAGAAGCTCAACGTCGTCGCGACCGGGGAAGGCGGGGCGAAGAAGACCTTCACCGTCACCGCGCGCATCGATACGCCGAACGAGGTCGACTACTACCAGCACGGCGGCATCCTCCAGTTCGTGCTGCGCAGCCTGGGCGCCAGCGCCTGA
- the serS gene encoding serine--tRNA ligase: MLDPRYVAEHLDEVRAALALRSPAAAASLGDDFASTVSARRSNIQELERWQAERNAANDAMARLDKKSPEFAQKRDELKALSTRIKEAEQVVSELEKRMTEQLSVVPNLPDPSVPVGAGEEGNVVVRTWGEKPTFSFAPKSHWDIGTALGLLDFERAAKLSGARFTVLMGAAARLERALISFMLDLHTREQGYLEVLPPFLVKDTALFGTGNLPKFAEDLFKTQKSDPERAYDLYLIPTAEVPVTNLHADEILDGASLPIAYTAYTPCFRSEAGSHGRDVRGLIRQHQFDKVELVRFSAPEDSARQHEMLTAHAEEVLKRLGLHYRVSALCTGDLGFGSQKTYDLEVWLPGQGVYREISSCSNFGDFQARRAQIRYRPEPKAKPRLVHTMNGSALAVGRTVIAILEQYQQADGTVVVPEPLRAFMGCEVLRGR, translated from the coding sequence ATGCTCGATCCTCGCTACGTCGCGGAGCACCTCGATGAGGTGCGCGCGGCGCTCGCTCTTCGCTCGCCCGCCGCCGCCGCCAGCCTCGGAGACGACTTCGCCTCCACGGTCAGCGCGAGGCGCTCCAACATCCAGGAGCTCGAGCGGTGGCAGGCGGAGCGCAACGCGGCGAACGACGCGATGGCGCGCCTCGACAAGAAATCGCCGGAGTTCGCGCAGAAGCGCGACGAGCTGAAGGCGCTGTCGACGCGGATCAAGGAGGCCGAGCAGGTCGTCTCCGAGCTCGAGAAGCGGATGACCGAGCAGCTCTCCGTCGTGCCCAACCTGCCTGACCCGTCGGTGCCCGTGGGCGCGGGGGAGGAGGGCAACGTGGTCGTCCGGACGTGGGGCGAGAAGCCGACCTTCTCGTTCGCGCCGAAGTCGCACTGGGACATCGGCACGGCCCTCGGCCTGCTCGACTTCGAGCGCGCGGCGAAGCTCTCGGGGGCGCGCTTCACCGTCCTGATGGGCGCCGCCGCCCGCCTCGAGCGGGCGCTGATCTCGTTCATGCTCGACCTGCACACGCGCGAGCAGGGCTATCTCGAGGTGCTGCCGCCCTTCCTCGTCAAGGACACGGCGCTGTTCGGCACGGGCAACCTGCCCAAGTTCGCCGAGGACCTGTTCAAGACGCAGAAGAGCGACCCGGAGAGGGCGTACGACCTGTACCTCATCCCGACGGCCGAGGTCCCGGTCACGAACCTCCACGCCGACGAGATCCTGGACGGCGCGTCGCTCCCGATCGCGTACACGGCCTACACGCCGTGCTTCCGCAGCGAGGCGGGCAGCCACGGGCGCGACGTCCGCGGGCTCATCCGGCAGCACCAGTTCGACAAGGTCGAGCTCGTGCGGTTCTCGGCGCCGGAGGACTCCGCTCGCCAGCACGAGATGCTCACGGCGCACGCGGAGGAGGTCCTGAAGCGGCTCGGCTTGCACTACCGGGTCTCGGCGCTCTGCACCGGCGATCTCGGCTTCGGCTCGCAGAAGACGTACGATCTCGAGGTGTGGCTGCCCGGCCAGGGGGTGTACCGCGAGATCTCGAGCTGCTCGAACTTCGGCGACTTCCAGGCGCGCCGCGCCCAGATCCGCTACCGGCCCGAGCCGAAGGCGAAGCCGCGGCTGGTCCACACGATGAACGGGTCGGCGCTCGCGGTGGGGCGGACGGTCATCGCGATCCTCGAGCAGTACCAGCAGGCGGACGGCACGGTGGTCGTGCCGGAGCCGCTCCGGGCGTTCATGGGCTGCGAGGTCCTCCGCGGCAGGTAA
- a CDS encoding ATP-binding protein — protein MAADEEAKRELPEARSARNGGDGERRSQIPESWGARGGGDGERRSQVPDSRGARGGGDGERRSQIHGPPTNAETSMALARRRLLDLCKRHKDELIDDWIENVLALPPERGRYTDRPVGEVTENVRSWLAAFTRILEDGSETLLDEFITHLVEQRYATGYSISGPLIAASEFRTAVAGVLDTTHDDAEGDGSSSIDVLRAVDALLLQFEHRFAEAYAQRSLFASEERYREIVELSSDVLATIDQEGMLTRLNVRFEALFGHSRQAWIGRPITALAVAADVPALRTLVLSASRAEAPREATIRCGTRAGLTKVMTVRITRLYGEDASLALMRDVTEEVARRAQILHSEKLSSIGQVAASVAHELNNPMAWVMANLEQIRSGAHKLVSAARPVASGSYEDLLRAIDLIDRSCHEALAGVERMRDIVTDLNLFSSSSERKPERVDLVDVIELALRMTGPQLSQLCRIERSYGEMPPFVGYPGKLSQVFVNLFINAAQAMPKRPRDENMVRVTTRFDAGVHHVEVEDNARGMTPEVVERIFDPFFTTKEESARPGIGLWVSRNIVEEQHGTMTVSSTPGVGTVFTIRLTGLNPTDLPAPRPPPEPPRASPRGTILFVDDEPMLLNAFARAFEERHEVLVAKSGHEALDLLRDRGGRIDAIVCDLLMPQMSGMALYDEIGERFPQLLPKMAFMSGGAFTPSAREFVERVDNPKIAKPISLDDLERVIGDLLSGGSKRGH, from the coding sequence ATGGCAGCGGACGAGGAAGCCAAGCGTGAGCTTCCGGAGGCGCGGAGCGCGCGCAACGGAGGGGACGGCGAGCGGCGCTCGCAGATCCCGGAGTCGTGGGGCGCGCGCGGCGGAGGGGACGGCGAGCGGCGCTCGCAGGTCCCGGACTCGCGGGGCGCGCGCGGCGGGGGGGACGGCGAGCGGCGCTCGCAGATCCACGGGCCGCCGACCAACGCGGAGACGTCGATGGCGCTCGCGCGCCGGCGGCTTCTGGACCTCTGCAAGCGGCACAAGGACGAGCTCATCGACGACTGGATCGAGAACGTGCTGGCGCTGCCGCCGGAGCGGGGCCGGTACACCGATCGGCCCGTGGGCGAGGTCACGGAGAACGTGCGCTCCTGGCTCGCCGCGTTCACCAGGATCCTCGAGGACGGCAGCGAGACGCTGCTCGACGAGTTCATCACGCACCTCGTCGAGCAGCGCTACGCGACCGGGTACTCGATCAGCGGTCCCCTGATCGCCGCGTCCGAGTTCCGCACCGCGGTCGCGGGCGTGCTCGACACGACGCACGACGACGCCGAGGGGGACGGCTCGTCCTCGATCGACGTGCTCCGCGCCGTCGACGCGCTGCTGCTCCAGTTCGAGCACCGCTTCGCCGAGGCGTACGCCCAGCGCTCGCTGTTCGCCTCCGAGGAGCGCTACCGCGAGATCGTCGAGCTCTCGTCCGACGTCCTCGCGACGATCGACCAGGAGGGCATGCTGACGCGGCTGAACGTGCGGTTCGAGGCGCTCTTCGGTCACTCGCGGCAGGCGTGGATCGGCCGGCCGATCACCGCGCTCGCGGTCGCGGCGGACGTGCCGGCCCTGCGCACGCTCGTGCTGTCGGCGTCGCGGGCCGAGGCGCCGCGGGAGGCCACCATCCGCTGCGGGACGCGCGCCGGCCTGACCAAGGTGATGACGGTCCGGATCACGCGGCTCTACGGCGAGGACGCCTCGCTCGCGCTCATGCGCGACGTCACCGAGGAGGTCGCGCGCCGCGCGCAGATCCTCCACAGCGAGAAGCTCTCCTCGATCGGCCAGGTCGCGGCGAGCGTCGCGCACGAGCTCAACAACCCCATGGCGTGGGTGATGGCGAACCTCGAGCAGATCCGGAGCGGGGCGCACAAGCTCGTCTCGGCGGCGCGCCCGGTCGCCTCGGGCTCGTACGAGGACCTGCTGCGCGCCATCGACCTCATCGATCGCTCGTGCCACGAGGCGCTCGCCGGCGTCGAGCGGATGCGGGACATCGTGACGGACCTCAACCTCTTCTCGAGCAGCAGCGAGCGCAAGCCCGAGCGGGTCGATCTCGTCGACGTGATCGAGCTCGCGCTGCGCATGACGGGCCCGCAGCTCAGCCAGCTCTGCCGCATCGAGCGCAGCTACGGCGAGATGCCGCCGTTCGTCGGCTATCCGGGCAAGCTCTCGCAGGTGTTCGTGAACCTGTTCATCAACGCGGCGCAGGCGATGCCGAAGCGCCCGCGCGACGAGAACATGGTGCGCGTGACGACGCGCTTCGACGCCGGCGTCCACCACGTCGAGGTGGAGGACAACGCGCGCGGGATGACCCCGGAGGTCGTCGAGCGGATCTTCGACCCGTTCTTCACGACGAAGGAAGAGAGCGCGCGCCCGGGCATCGGGCTCTGGGTGTCGCGCAACATCGTCGAGGAGCAGCACGGCACGATGACGGTGTCGAGCACGCCCGGCGTCGGCACCGTCTTCACGATCCGCCTGACCGGCCTCAACCCGACGGATCTGCCCGCGCCGCGGCCGCCGCCGGAGCCGCCGCGCGCGTCGCCGCGCGGGACGATCCTCTTCGTCGACGACGAGCCGATGCTGCTCAACGCCTTCGCGCGCGCGTTCGAGGAGCGGCACGAGGTGCTCGTGGCGAAGAGCGGCCACGAGGCGCTCGACCTCCTGCGGGACCGCGGCGGCCGGATCGACGCGATCGTCTGCGATCTCCTGATGCCGCAGATGAGCGGGATGGCGCTGTACGACGAGATCGGCGAGCGGTTCCCGCAGCTCTTGCCGAAGATGGCCTTCATGTCGGGCGGCGCCTTCACGCCGAGCGCGCGCGAGTTCGTGGAGCGGGTGGACAACCCGAAGATCGCGAAGCCGATCTCGCTCGACGATCTGGAGCGGGTGATCGGCGATCTTCTCAGCGGCGGGTCGAAGCGGGGGCACTAG
- a CDS encoding universal stress protein: MSLKHPRTILVALDSSPKASLVLAEGVDLAQKLGGKLVLVRGIGLHHSLPAEALNESPTRVPEILERSDREELSQLARDVPPELLAKVVIHVGVAWEVICRTADEENADLIVIGSHGYSGIDKVLGTTAAKVVNHTNRSVLVVRDKPAD, translated from the coding sequence ATGAGTCTCAAGCACCCCCGGACCATCCTCGTTGCACTGGACAGCTCCCCCAAGGCGTCGCTCGTCCTCGCGGAGGGCGTCGACCTCGCGCAGAAGCTCGGCGGCAAGCTCGTGCTCGTGCGCGGGATCGGGCTTCACCACAGCCTGCCCGCGGAAGCGCTGAACGAGTCGCCGACCCGCGTCCCCGAGATCCTGGAGCGGAGCGACCGCGAGGAGCTCTCGCAGCTCGCGCGCGACGTGCCGCCCGAGCTCCTCGCCAAGGTCGTGATCCACGTCGGCGTGGCCTGGGAGGTCATCTGCCGGACGGCCGACGAGGAGAACGCGGATCTCATCGTCATCGGGTCGCACGGCTACTCGGGCATCGACAAGGTGCTCGGCACGACGGCGGCGAAGGTCGTGAACCACACGAACCGGTCGGTGCTCGTGGTGCGCGACAAGCCGGCGGACTGA
- a CDS encoding chalcone isomerase family protein, protein MQLARSKSPALLAAFAAVFLAVGSLLALPGYTLTGTGVRVRTIGVVNIDVYRISHYMDQLPATKSKEAVIDMDTGKKFVWTMLRDVDRASIVKALRDAYALNRYTDTPKIERFVAAFNGDLKAGEEVTIAYDPGAKTTTVTVAGGGTATVAGVDFMKATWRIWLGKIDQPTLSDALIARLR, encoded by the coding sequence ATGCAACTCGCGCGCAGCAAATCTCCAGCTCTCCTCGCCGCGTTCGCGGCGGTCTTCCTCGCTGTCGGGAGCCTCCTTGCTTTGCCGGGCTACACGCTCACCGGCACGGGCGTCCGCGTGAGGACCATCGGCGTGGTCAACATCGATGTCTATCGGATCAGCCATTACATGGATCAGCTCCCCGCCACCAAGTCCAAGGAGGCTGTCATCGACATGGACACGGGGAAGAAGTTCGTGTGGACGATGCTCCGCGACGTCGACCGCGCGAGCATCGTCAAGGCGCTGCGGGACGCCTATGCGTTGAACCGATACACGGACACGCCGAAGATCGAGAGGTTCGTGGCGGCGTTCAACGGAGACCTCAAGGCGGGAGAAGAGGTCACCATCGCGTACGACCCGGGCGCGAAGACGACCACCGTCACGGTCGCCGGCGGCGGGACGGCAACCGTGGCAGGCGTCGATTTCATGAAGGCCACCTGGCGGATCTGGCTCGGCAAGATCGATCAGCCCACGCTGAGCGACGCCCTCATCGCCAGGCTCCGCTGA
- a CDS encoding vWA domain-containing protein, with protein MRTMLAGLLMGWAALGCTASAAAPPGTSAAAVAAASGAAAREDATKGEEAKRVAVAVAPAAPAEPSAAAAEAPSSRPEPRPSGNQGVWIGAAGASDFVLPGRRETQLGVWIDVPAARAARGQQRAPAAVVLLVDASGSMQGPKMENARAAAQAFVDRLPDGDLVSVASFADTAQARVSPTVLGRSTRPAVARAIAALGPDGSTNLFAGLQLAEQHALAAPSTHAVRRVVLISDGQANIGPSSPDILGALAQRGAAHGVQVTSIGVGADYDERTLNALAIGSSGRLYHLTEAREMSSVLERELALLQTTAATGAFVEIVPAPGVELLDVPNERTERSGDALRVLLGTMFGGQHREMLVRARVTAPAAGSHPLASVRLHFRDAESGNLPRVQEVVASYDVTSDPALVAAHQNEKTQTIAAVMEAGMMQLDAAQEVSAGNFGAAEAKLAAAEDRLRQQAARARSDKEKERAVQAASALASARKTARAAAAAPPSPAARRMEALEMNSASPVWSGR; from the coding sequence ATGCGGACGATGCTCGCTGGATTGCTGATGGGATGGGCGGCTCTGGGCTGCACGGCCAGCGCGGCGGCGCCTCCGGGCACGAGCGCCGCGGCGGTGGCGGCCGCGTCGGGCGCAGCGGCTCGGGAGGACGCGACGAAGGGGGAGGAGGCGAAGCGGGTCGCCGTGGCCGTGGCCCCGGCGGCGCCGGCCGAGCCCTCCGCGGCGGCGGCCGAGGCGCCGTCGTCCCGCCCGGAGCCGCGGCCTTCGGGGAACCAGGGCGTGTGGATCGGCGCCGCGGGCGCGAGCGACTTCGTGCTGCCGGGGAGGCGCGAGACGCAGCTCGGCGTGTGGATCGACGTCCCGGCGGCGCGCGCGGCCCGCGGACAGCAGCGCGCGCCGGCGGCGGTCGTGCTGCTCGTGGACGCCTCCGGCTCGATGCAAGGCCCCAAGATGGAGAACGCGCGCGCGGCCGCGCAGGCGTTCGTCGACAGGCTCCCCGACGGAGACCTCGTCTCGGTCGCGTCGTTCGCCGACACCGCGCAGGCGCGCGTCTCGCCCACCGTGCTCGGCCGGTCGACGCGCCCCGCGGTGGCGCGCGCCATCGCCGCGCTCGGCCCTGACGGCAGCACCAACCTCTTCGCTGGCCTCCAGCTCGCGGAGCAGCACGCGCTCGCCGCGCCGTCGACGCACGCCGTCCGGCGCGTGGTGCTCATCTCGGACGGCCAGGCGAACATCGGGCCTTCCTCTCCCGACATCCTTGGAGCGCTCGCCCAGCGCGGCGCCGCGCACGGGGTGCAGGTCACGTCGATCGGGGTGGGGGCCGATTACGACGAGCGCACGCTCAACGCGCTCGCCATCGGCTCCAGCGGCCGGCTGTACCACCTCACCGAGGCGCGCGAGATGTCCTCCGTCCTCGAGCGCGAGCTCGCCCTGCTCCAGACGACGGCGGCGACGGGCGCGTTCGTCGAGATCGTCCCGGCGCCCGGCGTGGAGCTGCTCGACGTCCCCAACGAGCGCACCGAGCGCTCCGGGGACGCGCTCCGGGTGCTGCTCGGCACGATGTTCGGCGGGCAGCACCGCGAGATGCTCGTGCGGGCGCGGGTCACCGCGCCGGCGGCCGGCTCGCACCCGCTGGCGAGCGTGCGGCTCCACTTCCGTGACGCCGAGAGCGGCAACCTCCCGCGCGTGCAGGAGGTGGTCGCCAGCTACGATGTGACGAGCGATCCGGCCCTCGTCGCCGCGCACCAGAACGAGAAGACCCAGACGATCGCCGCGGTGATGGAGGCGGGTATGATGCAGCTCGACGCGGCCCAGGAGGTGAGCGCGGGCAACTTCGGCGCGGCCGAGGCGAAGCTCGCGGCAGCGGAGGACCGGCTCCGGCAGCAGGCGGCGCGCGCCCGCTCGGACAAGGAGAAGGAGCGCGCCGTCCAGGCGGCCTCGGCGCTTGCGAGCGCGCGGAAGACCGCGCGCGCGGCCGCGGCGGCCCCGCCCTCGCCCGCGGCGCGGCGCATGGAGGCGCTCGAGATGAACAGCGCCTCCCCGGTCTGGTCGGGCCGCTGA
- a CDS encoding aminotransferase class V-fold PLP-dependent enzyme, which yields MNPNAFPESRAAAVRELWSLDPAVTFLNHGSYGACPRAVLEAQQRYRDRLEREPVRFFLRELEPLLDAARGALASFVGADLDDLVFVPNATVGVNTVLRSLSLRPDDELCITDHGYNACNNAAEAVAARAGARVVIAPVPFPIEAPEQVVEAVLARVGPRTRLVLVDHVTSPTGLVFPVASLIAALAERGVDVLVDGAHAPGMVPLDLRALGAAYYTGNCHKWLCSPKGAAFLHVRRDRQGAVRPLSISHGANSPRTDRSRFLLEFDWTGTADPSAALCAADALRAMAALVPGGWPALQAHNRATALAARDLLCEALGCMPPSPDAMIGALATVPLPDAPSSRLRLDPLQDALLERWGIEVPVFAWPASPRRHLRISAQIYNDRPHYERLAAALAALL from the coding sequence ATGAACCCGAACGCCTTCCCGGAGTCGCGCGCCGCCGCCGTGCGCGAGCTCTGGTCGCTCGACCCGGCCGTCACCTTCCTGAACCACGGCTCGTACGGCGCCTGCCCGCGCGCGGTGCTCGAGGCGCAGCAGCGCTACCGCGATCGGCTCGAGCGTGAGCCGGTCCGGTTCTTCCTTCGCGAGCTGGAGCCCTTGCTCGACGCGGCCCGAGGCGCGCTCGCCTCCTTCGTCGGCGCCGACCTCGACGACCTCGTGTTCGTTCCCAACGCGACCGTCGGGGTCAACACGGTGTTGCGGTCGCTCTCGCTGCGGCCCGACGACGAGCTCTGCATCACCGATCACGGGTACAACGCCTGCAACAACGCGGCCGAGGCGGTCGCGGCCCGCGCCGGTGCGCGTGTCGTGATCGCGCCGGTGCCGTTCCCCATCGAGGCGCCCGAGCAGGTGGTCGAGGCGGTGCTCGCGCGCGTGGGGCCGCGAACGCGGCTCGTCCTCGTCGACCACGTGACGAGCCCGACGGGGCTCGTGTTCCCGGTCGCCTCGCTGATCGCCGCGCTCGCGGAGCGCGGCGTCGACGTCCTGGTCGACGGCGCGCACGCGCCCGGCATGGTGCCGCTCGATCTACGCGCCCTCGGGGCGGCCTACTACACAGGCAACTGCCACAAATGGCTCTGTTCGCCGAAGGGCGCGGCGTTCCTCCACGTGCGGCGGGACAGGCAGGGCGCGGTCCGCCCCCTCTCCATCAGCCACGGCGCCAACTCGCCGCGCACCGACAGGTCGCGCTTCCTGCTCGAGTTCGACTGGACCGGCACGGCCGACCCCAGCGCGGCGCTCTGCGCCGCGGACGCGCTCCGCGCCATGGCCGCGCTCGTGCCCGGCGGCTGGCCCGCGCTCCAGGCGCACAACCGGGCGACGGCGCTCGCCGCGCGCGACCTCCTGTGCGAGGCGCTCGGCTGCATGCCGCCGAGCCCCGACGCGATGATCGGCGCGCTCGCGACGGTGCCGCTCCCCGACGCGCCGTCGTCCCGGCTGCGCCTCGATCCGCTCCAGGACGCGCTGCTCGAGCGGTGGGGGATCGAGGTGCCGGTGTTCGCCTGGCCCGCGTCGCCCCGGCGGCACCTCCGGATCTCGGCCCAGATCTACAACGACAGGCCGCACTACGAGCGGCTCGCGGCCGCTCTCGCCGCGCTGCTGTAG